The following DNA comes from Phytohabitans rumicis.
CTCGCCCACGTGGCTCTCGCCGAAGAGCACCGTGAAGACCGGGATCGCCTTGATCTTCGCAGGCAGCTTGGCGTGCCAGGAGCGGAAACCCGCCAGGGTACGGCCGACCGTCCGCTCACCGTCGGTCAGCAACACCACCGACGTGAAGCGGCCCGGGTCGGCGGCGTCCAGTTGGCGGGCCAGATCCAGGCCGCGGACGAGCGCCTCGTAGATGGCGGTGTCGCCGCTCGCGGCCAGCCCGCGGACGTACCCGCGGATCTGGCCCGTCACCGCCTGCCTGCCGGTCTCCGGCAGGTCGAAGCGGCGTGGCGCCTTCGGCGTCGTGCTGAACGGCAGCATGATCACCTGCTCCCGTCCGTTGAAGCGGGTCAGCGAACCGGACAGTGACGTGTCCGCACCGGACAGTCCAAGTAGGGCGGTCTGCAAGCCCTTGATGCGGGCGCCCTTCATCGAGCCGGACACGTCGAGCAGGTAGATGGTGCGGGCCGGCTTGCGCAGCGTGTCGCCGAATCCGGTCACGAGCGCCGTCGCCGCCTCGTACCGCGACGGGAACGGCAGCTCGACCAAACCGCCATCCGCCGGGCCGAACGCCTTCGCGAGCGTGATTCCGGGTACGGCCGGCCGGCGGAACGTCGACTCCATGAGCTTTCGCTGGGTGGACGGCCGGCGCAGGAAGTCGGCGACCGCAGCGTAGTTGGTGCGCGCCTGTTCGGAGGCGCCGGCCAGCAGCGTCAGCGGGTAGTCGGCGGTCACGACGCCGTCCGCCGGATAGACCACGGTCAGCGGCTCCGGCAGGCGCTTGCCCGCGTTGACCGACAGCAGGACGGACTCGTAGTTGATGAGGCCGTCCACCGGGGCGTCGCCGGCCTGCCGCTTGACGTACGCGTCGGCGAGCCAGCCGGACGAGCCCGCCGTCAGCGACTGCCCGGCGAAGAAGGACTGGAGCCGTGGGGTCAGCGCGGTGATCTCGTTGGTGGTCAGCGCCCGGCCGGTGCCGGCCAGCGCGGCGGCGACGCTGACCAGCGCGGAGTAGCCGGAGTTGGAGGCGGCGGGATTCGTCATGCCGTACGTGAACCGGCCCTCGCCGGCGGCCGTCGCGATCTCGCTCCACGTAGGACGGTGCTTGTCCCAGCCGAGCTGCTTGGCGACCGAGGCGCGCAGCCCGAGTACGACGGGGGAGTTCGCCACCTTGGTGCTCACGTCGATCCGCCCGGCGGCGTCCGGGTGCAGCTCCAGGTAGCGGTTGCTGGAGAACCAGATCGCGTCCTGGTCGCGCCCGGCGGTGCCGGCGGCCACCCGCTCGATGCCGTCCAGCGTGCCGATCTCGGTGAGCTTGACGGTGACGCCGGTGGCGGCCTTCGCCTCCTCCAGGATCGGCTGGAGGTCGGTCAGCTCGCTGCCGGCCAGCACCCGCAGCGTGCCTGAACCCCGCTTGAACGGGCCTTCGGAGGCGTTCGGCTCGGGCTTGCCGGTGCAGCCGGCCGCCAGCGCCAGCACCACCGCGAGAGCAAGAGTCTTCTTCATGATCGCAATCGTTGATTGAGGGTGGTGAGGAGGGACTCGACGACCCCCGGGTCGGGGGAATCGACGAGGTCGGTCAGGTGGGTGGGCAGCGCCGCGCCGCCGGCCGGCACCCGCGCCAGCACCGGTGCGAAGACCGACTCGTCGGCTGTGCGGAAGCCGTGCTCGGCGGCGAGCCGGACGAGCTCCGGGTCGGTGGTCAGCAGCCGGCCGACCTCGCCGCCGCGGCCGTCGAAGGCGACCACCGTGTGCGTGCTGCTCGTGGTGGGGGAGAGGTAGACCAGGGTGGCGCCCAGCGGCAGCGTGCCGGACAGCGCCGCATCGACGTACTGGGCCTCGTAGGCGAGCACCAGCGGGGCGTAGTTGAGGCCCTGTGCGAGGTACTTCTCGAAGGGATCCTCTGTGGACCTCTCCAGGCCGCCCTGGTCGGCGAAGAGCTTGACCACCTGTTCGACCGCGCCCGCACCACCGCCCAGGCGCATGAGGGCGAGCCATGCGTAGACGGCGGCGGAGTTGGAGTCGCCCGGATGCGTGGTGGTCAGCAGGATGTCCCGGCGGGCCGGGTAGGCCACGTTGCCCGGCAGTTGGTCCCAGCGCTTGTCCTGGTGCGCCAGTTCGAGGAGCTTGGTCAGGTCGAGCACCCAGTGGCCCTCCGGCGCCCGCCGCGCCACCCCCTGCGCGGCCAGCAGGTCGGCGACCGGGGTGAACGTCGCGACCGCCAGCGGCGATCGGAACGGCGCGTAGGAACCGGTGGCCGGGCGCGCCTGCCGTACCCGATCGGCCGCCTGCTCGCTGCCGGGGAACGCGAAGTCGTACCGTCCCAACGGGACGGTCGTGGCCATCTCCCGCGAACCGCGCGGGTCGGTCTCCACCCGGAGCCCGTGCCGGGCGAACGCCTCCTGGACCCGGCGGTCGGCGAAGAACGGCGCCTTCTCCGAACCGACCACGCCGCGGACCGGGTCCAGATGGTCGGCGCCGAGGTACCAGCCGAGCCCGGCGCCGATCGCGGCCAGGACGACGGCGGTTACCAGGATGGTCCAGGGGCGGCGTCTCACGGCCCGATGGTGGGTGCGGTCCAGGTCGCTTACAGTGCACGGAAGGTGAATAGTGGGTGAACGGATATTTCGACAAGAGCTGTTGTGCTGGTCGTGCCGTTGCCGAAATAGTTGCCCGATGGAGATCCCAAACCGGAACGGGCTCACGATCAATAGGCGTCAAATACTGACCGGCGCCGCCGCGGTGGCGGGCGCGTCGACGCTGGCGATTGGGGGACCGGCGCGGGCGGCCGACACGGCGGCGCCGTTCCTCCTCGGGGTGGCCAGCGGTGATCCGCTTCCCGACGCGGTGGTCCTCTGGACCCGACTGATGGGCAACACCCGCCCGGTGCAGGTGGGCTGGCAGGTGGCGCGGGATGAGCGGTTCCGGCGGGTGGTGCGTTCCGGCACCGCCTGGGCGCGGCCCGAACTGGCGCATTCCGTACACGTGGACGCGCGCGGGCTCGAGCCCGGACACGAATACTTCTACCGGTTCCGGGCGCACGGACACGTCAGCCCGGTGGGGCGTACCCGGACGGCCCCGCACCGTTTCGCCCGGCCGCACCGGCTCCGCTTCGGCGTCGCGAGCTGTCAGGACATGCAAAATGGCTATTGGCCCGCGTACTGGGGGCTCGCCGATGAAGATTTCGACGTCGTCTTCCACCTCGGCGACTACATCTACGAGTACGACCCGGACAGTCGATTTCCGGACCGGTCACACACCACGCCGGCGACGCTTGGCCTGGACCAACTGCGCACATTGGACGATTACCGCAATCGGCACGCGCAGTACAAGAGCGATCCGGCCCTGCGCGCCGCGCACGCCGCCGGCGCCTGGGTGGTCACGTGGGACGACCACGAGACCGAAAACAACTACGCCGGCTTCGTCGACGAGCTCGACTCCGGAGCGGCGCACCAGACGGCCGAGGAGTTCGCCCGGCAGCGGGCGGCCGCCTACCAGGCGTACTACGAGCACATGCCGATCCGCGCCCACCTGCGCCCCGGCAGCGACGGGATGCGGATCTACCGCCGCTTCGACTTCGGCCTACTGGCCCGGGTGAACGTCCTCGACACCCGGCAGTACCGGACCGACCAGCCCGGCCCGGTCGACCTCGGCCCCGAACCGTTCGGGCGGAACAACACCACCGGCACCCTCACCGGCGACGCCCAGGAGCAGTGGCTGGCGCACGGCCTGACCCACTCGCCCGCCCGCTGGAACGTGATCGCCCAGCAGGTGATGATGAGCAGGACCCGATTCCCCAATCCCGGTGGACCCGTGCCGCCCACGATCGTCAACCTGGACCAGTGGGACGGCTACATGCCGCAACGCGACCGGCTGCTCGGGCTGCTGCACGAGGCGCAGGTGGCCAACCCGGTGGTCCTCGCCGGCGACATCCACTCCACCTGGATCAGCGACCTCAAGCTCAACTTCGACGACCCGGCCTCGCCGGTGGTCGCGGCCGAATTCGTGGGTACGTCGATCAGCTCCGACTTCCCGCTCGCGTTCGACGCGCCGATCAAGCAGGCCAACCCGCTGCTGAACCCGCACGTGCGCTACTTCGACGGGCTCAAGCGGGGATACCTGCGGTGCGACGTCGAGCGCGGCTCCTGGCGTACCGACGTCCGCGTGGTCGACACCATCGACGTACGCGAGGCGCCGGTGCGCACGGCGGCCTCGTTCGCGGTCGAAGCCGGCCGCCCGGGGGTGGTCGCGGCCTGACCTTGCGGCAGGATGTACCCATGGCTGGGCGGATCCGGGACGAGGATATTGCGCTCGTGCGGGAGCGCACGGCGATCGCTGACGTGATCTCCGAGCACGTCACGCTCAAGTCGGCGGGCGGTGGCAACCTCAAGGGCCTGTGCCCGTTCCACGACGAGAAGACGGCGTCGTTCACGGTCGCTCCGGCCCGAAATGTGTACTTTTGTCATGGGTGTGGGCAGGGTGGGGACGCCATCAAGTTCCTCATGGACATCGACCACCTCTCGTTCGTGGAGTCGGTCGAGCGGCTGGCCGCCCGCGCCGGCATCCAGCTGCGGTACGCCGAAGCTGGCCCCGCCCCGGTGCGCCAGAATCAAGGCCAGCGGCAGCGCCTCGTGGCTGCCCACGCCGCCGCCCTCGAGTTCTACGCCGACCAGCTTCGTACCGCGCCGGCCCACAAGGCGCGCGAGTTTCTCGCCGAGCGCGGCTTCGACCGAGCGACGGCTCAGCAGTATGCCTGCGGCTTCGCCCCGGACGCGTGGGACCACCTGGCCAAGCATCTGCGGCAGAAGGGGTTCACCCCGCAGGAGATGATCACCGCAGGACTGGCCCGGGAGGCGCGGTCCGGCTCGCTGATCGACCGCTTCCGGCGCCGGCTGCTGTGGCCCATCAAGGACCTGACCGGTGATGTGATCGGATTCGGCGCGCGCAAGCTCTTCGACGACGATGACGGGCCGAAGTACCTCAACACCCCCGAGACCCCTCTGTACAAGAAATCCCATGTGCTCTATGGGGTCGACCAGGCCAAGCGGGAGATCGCCAAGCAGGGTCGGGTGGTCATCGTCGAGGGCTACACCGACGTGATGGCCTGCCACCTCGCGGACGTGCCGACCGCGGTGGCGACGTGCGGCACGTCGTTCGGCACCGACCACATCGGAGTGCTGCGCCGGCTGCTGATGGACACGGACGGCTTCGCCGGCGAGATCATCTTCACCTTCGACGGGGACGCGGCCGGCCAGAAGGCCGCGCTGCGGGCGTTCGAGGAGGACCAGAAGTTCGTCGGCCGCACGTTCATCGCGATCTCACCGGACAACATGGACCCCTGCGAACTGCGGCTCGCCAAGGGGGACATGGCGGTCCGGGACCTGGTCGCGCGGCGCGAGCCACTCGTCGACTTCGCGCTGCGCCAGGTGCTTTCGCGGCACGACCTGGACACCGTCGAGGGCCGGGTGGACGCGATGCGCCGGGCCGCGCCGCTGGTCGCGAAGATCAAAGACCGGGAAAAGCGCCCCGAGTACGTCCGGAAGCTCGCCGGCGACCTCGGCATGGAGATCGAGCCGGTGCAGCGGGCGGTGGCGGCGGCGCTCGGTAGGACCGAGGCCGCGAATGGCCCCGCCGCGGTTCAGGCGTCTGTGGACAGTCCACAGTCGATGGTCGAGCGGGAGTGCCTGAAGCTGGCGTTGCAGATGCCGGCCCTGGCGGGCCCGATGTTCGACGCGCTGGGCCCGGAGGTCTACCGGCACCCCGTACACGCGGTGGTCCGGGAGGCCATCGCCGCGGCGGGCGGCGCGGCGTCCGCGGCGGCCGGGGCCGTCTGGATCGAGGGGGTACGCGACGCCTGCGCCGACCTGGCCGCGAAGGCGCTCGCCGGGGAGCTGGCCGTCGAGCCCCTTCAGCTCGAGATGGAGCCGGACATGCGGTATCTGTCGATGCAGCTCGCCCAGTTGCAACTTCCCGGCGTGATGCAGCGAATCGGCGAGATCAAGTCGAAGGTTCAACGCATCAATCCCGTGTCGAACGCCGATGATCACTTGCGTCTCTTTAGCGAGCTGCTGCCCTTGGAGCAGAAGGCGCGGGCGCTGCGCGAGCAGGCGGTGGGTGGCCTATGAAGCTGTTTCGGCGCAAGGCGAAGCTGCCGGCCGACCGGCGTCCCGCTCTGGAGGCGGACGAGCGGATCCTCTCCTGGGCGGAGTCGTCCGACGGCGACGTGGTCGCGACCAACCTCGGGCTGTGGCTGCCCGGCCGGGCGCGGCTGGGCTGGCACGAGATCCACAAGGCGGTCTGGTCGGGGCGGGAGCTGACCGTCACGCCGGCCGGCGTGGTGCGGGAGCGCCCCGAGTACGCCGTGGTCGCCGACGAGCCGCTCCTGACGTACCTCCTGCTGGAGCCCGGCGACGTGCCGCACCAGGTGCGCGCGAGGGTGACCCGTTCGGTGGCGTACACCGAACACCACCCGCTGCCCGACGGCGGCGGAGTGCGGGTGGTGGCGCGGCGGGTGAGCGGCGTGGACGGCCTGACCTGGACGGCCCGGTACGACGCGGGCGCCGCGCCGGCGGAGGAGACGGTCGACGAGTTGGTCGCGGCCGCCAGGGCGACCGCGGGTGTTGTCAGCCCGTGAAGACGTGGTCGCTGATCAGGCGGGCCGCTCCGACGAGCCCGGCCTGATCGCCCATCTCGGACAGCGCGATCGGCATGTCGCCGGTGGCTAGCGGCAGCGACTTGCGGTAGACGACGGCGCGGATCTCGGCGAGCAGCGCGTGCCCCATGCCGGCGACGCCGCCGCCGATGACGACCAGGCCGGGGTTGAAGAAGCTCACCAGGCCGGCGAGGACCTGACCGACGCGGCGCGCGCCGTCGCGGACCAGTCCCATCGCGTACGGGTCGCCGTCCGTCGCCGCCGTGGACACGTCGACCGGGGTGACCGCGCCGGCCTCGCGCAGCCGGTCGGCGAGGTGCGGCGACCGCCCGGAGCGGGCCGCGACGAGGGCGTCCCGGGTCAGCGCGGCCCCGCCGAAGAACGCCTCCAGGCAGCCGGTGTTGCCGCAGACGCAGATCGGGCCGTGCGGGTCGACGGAGGTGTGGCCGATGTCGCCGGCGCTGCCGGTGGCGCCGCGGTAGACCTGGCCGCCGGCGACGATGCCGCAGCCGATGCCCGCGCCGATCTTGACGAACAGGAAGTCGTCGAAGGTGCGCGCGATGCCGGCGTGCATCTCGCCGAGCGCCATGATGTTGACGTCGTTGTCGACGAGCACCGGGCAGCCCAGTTCGGTGGCGAGCGTCTCGCGCAGCGGAAAGCGGTGCCAGCCGGGCATGAACGGCGGCGAGACGGGCACCCCCTCGCGAAAGCTCACCGGGCCGGGCACGCCCACGCCGGCCCCGGTGAAGCGGGTGGTGCCGGTGTCGGCGCGCAGCTTGTTGACCAGTTCGAGGGCCTGGCTGATCACGGCGGCCGGCCCGCGCCGCAGGTCGGTGTGCTCGGTGACCCGGGCCAGCACGCGCATCTCGCCGTCGGTGACGGCGAGGTCGAGCGTGGTGGCGCCGATGTCGATGCCGAGGAAGCGGGTGGCCTCGGCGATCTGGACCAGCGACGAACGCCGGCCGCCTCGGGAGGCGGCCGGTCCGACGGTGTCGACGAGTCCTCGTTCGATGAGGCGGTCGATGTCGACCGAGAGCTTGGATCGGGACAGTCCCACCGCGTCGACCAGTTCGGCGCGCGAGCGAGGCCCGCCGTCGCGCAGGAGGCGAAGCACCGCCGCCTGGTGCCGATTGTCGGGCCACACTCCAACCATTCGGCCAAGATAGCGCAAAGTTTGCTCGTGTTGGAGACAACTTTCTCCCGGACATGCAAAAGTCGAGAAACCCGGTTGGGGTTGTCGTACCCCGGCGCTACGGTTCGCGGGTGGCACTCATCCAGGCACGGGGGCTGGTGAAGAGGTTCGGCGACTTCACTGCGGTCGACGGCATCGACGTCGACGTGCAGCAGGGGGAGGCGTTCGGCTTCCTGGGCCCCAACGGCGCGGGCAAGAGTTCGACCATGCGGATGATCGGCTGCGTGTCCCCGCCCACCGGCGGCACCCTCCGCATCCTGGGGAAGGACCCGCTGCGCGACGGGCCGGCGATCCGCGCTCGCCTCGGCGTGTGCCCCCAGCTCGACAACCTCGACCCCGAGCTGACCGTCAAGGAAAACCTGACGACGTACGCGCGATATTTCGGCATCCCGCGCCGGGTGGCCCGGGAGCGGGCCGCCGAGCTGCTCGAGTTCGTGCAGCTGACCGAGCGTGCCAACAGCAAGGTCGAGCCGCTGTCCGGCGGCATGAAGCGGCGGCTCACGATCGCCCGCGCGCTGGTCAACGAGCCCGAGATCGTGCTGCTCGACGAGCCCACCACCGGGCTCGACCCGCAGGCCCGCCACCTGGTGTGGGAGCGGCTGTTCCGGCTCAAACAGCAGGGCGTGACGCTGGTGCTGACCACGCACTACATGGACGAGGCGGAGCAGCTGTGCGACCGCCTCGTGGTGATGGACGGCGGCCGGATCGTGGCGGAGGGCTCCCCGCGTGCGCTGATCGAGCAGCACTCCACCCGCGAGGTGGTCGAGCTGCGCTTCGCCGCCGAGTCGCAGGAGGAGTTCGCGGGCAAGCTGACCGGCCTCGGTGAGCGCGTCGAGGTGCTGCCCGACCGCATCCTGCTCTACGTCTCCGACGGCGACGCGGCCGTGGCCGAGGTGCACGGCCGCGCGCTGACCCCGGCCAGCGTGCTGGTGCGGCGCAGCTCGCTCGAGGACGTCTTCCTGCACCTGACCGGCCGGACCCTGGTGGACTGACGATGACCGCCGTCTTCGAGTACCACCTGGTCACCTACCGGCGGGTGTGGCGCGGCAGCGCGCTGTCGACGTTCATCCTGCCGCTGCTGACCATGCTCGGCTTCGGCGTGGGCGTCGGGGCGTACGTCGACAACGGCGTGGGCGGCGTGCCCTACCTCGACTGGATCGTGCCCGGACTGATCGCCTCGACGGTGATGCAGGTGGCCATCTTCGAGTCCACCTGGCCGGTGCTGAGCGGCTTCAACTGGGTCCGGACGTTCGAGGGGCAGGCGGCCACGCCGGTGCGCCTCGACGACATCCTCGGCGGCAACCTGCTGTACGTGCTCTTCCGGGCGCTGACCGGCGCGGTGGCGTTCCTGATCGTCGCGCTGGCCTTCGGCGCGCTGCACTCGCCGTGGGCGCTGGCCGTGCTGCCGATCTCGCTCCTGCTCGCGCTCGCCGTGGCGGCGCCGACGTTCGCGTACAGCTCGTCGGTCCGCAGCGACAGCTACCTGGCGCTGCTCTTCCGGTTCGCGGTGATCCCGATGTCGCTGTTCGCGGGGGTGTTCTTCCCGGTCGAGTCGCTGCCGGTGGGGCTGCGCTGGCTGGCGTACGCGTCGCCGCTGTGGCACGGCGTCGACCTGTCCCGGGCGGCCACGCTCGGCGTCGCACCGGACTGGTCGGCCGCCGGGCACGTGCTCTACCTGGCCCTCTGGGCGGGTGCCGGCTACGCGCTGGCCCGCGTCCGGTTCCGCAAGCGGTTGGTGGTCTAGACATGGTGGCTCTCGTCCTGCCCCGGCTGATCAGCTTCGAGGGCGCGGGTCGGCGGTCGGCGTCGGTGGCCGAGCGCAACGTCGCCGCGCTCAAGTCGGCGTACTGGATCGTGCTGATCTCGGGCTTCTTCGAGCCGCTGCTCTACCTGCTGTCGATCGGCGTCGGCGTGGGCGACCTGGTCGGCGACCTCACCCTGCCCGGCGGCCGGGTCGTGGAGTATGCCGCGTTCGTCGCCCCGGCCATGCTCGCCTCGGCCGCCATGTCCGGCGCCTTGTCGGAAACGACCTTCAACTTCTTCGGGAAGATGAAGTACATGAAGCTCTACGACGGGATCCTCGCGACGCCCGTCAAGCCCTTCGAGATCGCGCTGGGCGAGCTGATGTGGGCGATGGTGCGCGGCTCGCTCTACTCCGCGGCCTTCCTGGTCGTCATGGTGGCGCTGGACCTGACCACCGGGCCGCGGGCGCTGGCCGCGTTCCCCGCCGCCGTGCTGGTCGGCTTCGCGTTCGGTGGGATCGGCATGGCGCTGTCCACCTTCATGCGCGGCTGGCAAGACTTCGACCTGGTCGGCTCCGTCCAGTTCGCGCTCTTCCTCTTCTCCGGCACGTTCGTGCCCGCCGAGTCGTACCCGGCGGCGCTGCGGTGGGTGGTCGAGGTGACCCCGCTCTACCGCGCGGTCGACCTGATCCGCGGCATCAGCACCGGCGCGTTCGGCGCGGTGCAGTGGCTCGACATCGCGTACCTGCTCGTGGTCATGGGCCTCGGGCTGGCCGTCGCGGCTCGCCGGATGACAAAGCTCTTGTGCAAGTGAGACCAGCTTTCGTCGGCACAGTCAAAAGTTTGTAGCTTCAGGGCCTTTCTTTCGGCGAGATCTCGGTCTAGCGTCTGCTTTCAGGCGTAACACGCTCGACACATCCAGCGCTTCGGCGGCGCTGGACCGTTTGTTCACCTCACTTCTCCCTCTGTCTCGTCGACGGCGGCTCCCCGGCCGCTGCTGAAAGGTGGGAACAAATGTCGCTCAACCGTCGCAAGGTGCTCGCTGCCTCTGCCGGCGCGGCCGCCGCACTTGCCGCCGCCGGCCTCCCGGTCCTACAGACCGCGACCCCCGCGATCAGCCACGGCAAGCTCCGCGCCGAGCCGCTCATCCCGCACAAGAACCGCGGGATCATCCTGTACGCCGTGCGCGACCGGATCGGCGCGGCGCCCGACGAGTCCGGCATCCCGTACGGCTTCGAGCGGGTGCTCGCCCGGCTGGCCGAGATCGGCTACAAGGAGATCGAGTTCGCCGGGTACAACCAGCACACGTCGATCCTGGGCCGGCAGATCACGGCCAAGGAGATCCGCAAGATCCTGGACGACAACGGGCTGGTGGCCAACGGCACCCACACCCAGATCCGGGCGGACACCTTCACCCAGCAGCTCGACATCGCCGAGGAGCTGGGCATGAAGCACATCGGCACGGGCAGCGACCCGACCGGCAGCGCGTACAAGGCGGACTGGGACGTGGCCGCCGACCTGTGGAACGAGCTCGGCCGGCAGGCGCGCAAGCGGGGCATGAAGCTCTACACGCACAACCACGACGCCGCGTACGGGTTCCTACTGGACACCGGGCCGCTGGACGACCTGGGCCGGCCCACCCGCTCGTCCGGCACCCGCAAGCTGGAGTACTTCTTCACCAAGGCCGACGCGCGGTACGTCTTCTTCGAGATGGACATCTACTGGGCGTACGTCGCGCGGTTCAAGCACAAGACGTACACCGACAAGTGGGGCCAGACGCGCACCGACCTCTTCGACCCGATCCTGACCGTGGCGCCGCGGACCGACCGGTTCCCGCTCTTCCACGCCAAGGACGGCGACCGGGCGCCCGAGCAGGCGAACGGCCACGTGATGGTGCCGCTGGGCGAAGGCGACATCAACTTCCAGCAGTTCTTCGAGGAGATCGGGGAGCAGAACTACCACCACGCCAACTGGGAGCAGGACACCGCCCCCGGTGGCGCGGCCAACCCCGGCCAGTCGTTGAACTTCGCCGCCATCAGCTACCAGAACATGAGCGACCTCGTCATCTACCGCCACTAGCGGTCGTTCGCGCCCCCGTGGCCCCGCCGCCCGCGCGGCGCCGCGCCGATCAAGGACCTGCCCGTCGATCAAGGGCGAATGGTCGTGCTTTGATCTCCGATCCACGACCGTTTGCCCTTGATCGACGCAGTTGTCCTTGATCGGCGGGGCGGCGGATGGGCCGCGCAGGGTGGTCCGCAAGGCCACTTCTGCTCAGTTAGAAAAAAGTTGTGCATCGGATCGCGTAAAGGTCTGGACATCGGGAGCGGAAGGCTCCTAGTGTGTCGGACACGACACGCCGACGTTGCGTCGATGTGAACCGCTTCTGAGGGAGGGTTCAGTGCGTACGGCCGAACCTCTGCATCTGCGGCTTCTCCGCCTTTTGCGCGATCACGGCACGGTTTCCCGCGCCGAGCTGGCGGACCGCCTGGAGATCCCGCGGCCCCGCCTGCTGGCCGAGCTGGAGCGACTGGTCGGGCTCGGCTACGTGGCCGAGGCCGGCATGGCCGCCTCGCGGGGCGGCCGCCGCTCGACGCTGGTCGAGCTCAACCCCAACCTCCGGTTCGCGGCCGTCGACCTGGGCGCCAGCTCGGTCGACGTCGAGGTGACCAACGGGCGGCTGGAGCCGGTCGCCGCGTACGCCGAGGCGGCCGACATCCGCTCCGGCCCCAAGGTGATCCTGCACCGGGTCAACGAGCTGCTCGCCAAGGCCAAAGTGGACGGTGCGTACGAGAAGCTGGACGCGGTCGGCATCGGGGTGCCGGGGCCGGTGAGCTTCCGCGACGGCGTGCCCGTCTCGCCGCCCATCATGCCCGGCTGGGACCGCTTTCCGGTGCGCGAGCTGCTCACCCGCGAGCACGGTTGCCCGGCGGTCGTCGACAACGACGTCAACATCATGGCGGTGGGGGAGCGGCACGGGGGCGTCGCGCACTCGGTCGACGACTTCCTCTTCGTCAAGATCGGTACGGGCATCGGCTGCGGGATCTACCTGACCGGCGACGTCTACCGGGGCACCGACGGGTGCGCCGGGGACATCGGCCACATCCAGGTCGACTCGCACGGCCCGATGTGCTCGTGCGGCAACGTAGGCTGCCTGGAGGCGCTCTTCAGCGGCGCAGCCCTGGCCAAGGACGCCACGCTCGCGGCGCGCAACGGCACGTCGCCAGCGCTGGCCGACCGCCTCGCGGCGAACGGGGTCGTCACGGCCCGCGACGTCGCCGAGGCGGCCAGCGAGGGGGACGTCACCTGCATCCGTCTCATCCGGGACGGGGGAGGCGGGTGGGTGGCGTGCTGGCCGGCCTGGTCAGCTTCGCCAATCCCTCGATGATCGTGATCGGCGGCGGGCTGGCCCACCTCGGCCACATCCTCCTCGCCGAGATCCGCAGCGTGGTCTACCGGCGCTCGCTCCCGCTGGCCACCGGCAATCTCCCGGTGGTGCTCTCCGAACTGGGCCCGCGTGCCGGCGTCACCGGCGCCGCTGTGCTGGCCAGCGACGTGGCGTTCGAGCAGGCGTCATGACCGAGATGGGGGAGGTCGTCCTCGAGCTGACGGACGTCGTCAAGACGTTCCCGGGTGTCCGGGCGCTAGACGGCGTGCAGCTCGAGGTACGTGCCGGCGAGGTGCACTGCCTGCTTGGGCAGAACGGCGCGGGCAAGTCCACCCTCATCAAGGTGCTTTCCGGGGCGCACCGCCCGGACGAGGGCCGCATCCAGTGGCTCGGCGAGGACTTCGCGCCGGCCAACCCGCAGGCCGCGATGAAGGCCGGCATCGCCACCATCTACCAGGAGCTGGACCTCGTCGACGACCTGTCGGTCGCGGAGAACGCCTTCCTCGG
Coding sequences within:
- a CDS encoding ABC transporter permease, whose translation is MTAVFEYHLVTYRRVWRGSALSTFILPLLTMLGFGVGVGAYVDNGVGGVPYLDWIVPGLIASTVMQVAIFESTWPVLSGFNWVRTFEGQAATPVRLDDILGGNLLYVLFRALTGAVAFLIVALAFGALHSPWALAVLPISLLLALAVAAPTFAYSSSVRSDSYLALLFRFAVIPMSLFAGVFFPVESLPVGLRWLAYASPLWHGVDLSRAATLGVAPDWSAAGHVLYLALWAGAGYALARVRFRKRLVV
- a CDS encoding ABC transporter permease — its product is MVALVLPRLISFEGAGRRSASVAERNVAALKSAYWIVLISGFFEPLLYLLSIGVGVGDLVGDLTLPGGRVVEYAAFVAPAMLASAAMSGALSETTFNFFGKMKYMKLYDGILATPVKPFEIALGELMWAMVRGSLYSAAFLVVMVALDLTTGPRALAAFPAAVLVGFAFGGIGMALSTFMRGWQDFDLVGSVQFALFLFSGTFVPAESYPAALRWVVEVTPLYRAVDLIRGISTGAFGAVQWLDIAYLLVVMGLGLAVAARRMTKLLCK
- a CDS encoding sugar phosphate isomerase/epimerase family protein yields the protein MSLNRRKVLAASAGAAAALAAAGLPVLQTATPAISHGKLRAEPLIPHKNRGIILYAVRDRIGAAPDESGIPYGFERVLARLAEIGYKEIEFAGYNQHTSILGRQITAKEIRKILDDNGLVANGTHTQIRADTFTQQLDIAEELGMKHIGTGSDPTGSAYKADWDVAADLWNELGRQARKRGMKLYTHNHDAAYGFLLDTGPLDDLGRPTRSSGTRKLEYFFTKADARYVFFEMDIYWAYVARFKHKTYTDKWGQTRTDLFDPILTVAPRTDRFPLFHAKDGDRAPEQANGHVMVPLGEGDINFQQFFEEIGEQNYHHANWEQDTAPGGAANPGQSLNFAAISYQNMSDLVIYRH